CAGCCATTATTAATATTAACCCTATTGTTACAGGCAGAATTATATAAATAAATTTTAATGTAAAGACTTTTAATCCATCAACAAACATTGAAATTAGATCACTGAAATTAGCTAGCTTATCATCACCATTAATCATTCCATTTACCGCTATTTTACAAGTTCTATATGAATATCCTAGTTGCAAAAATATTGGTATGATTAAAAAATTTAAAAATGAAATAACTCCTAATTTTATTAATGATTCACCATCAATACTTGCATATTCTAATGCATCTTTATAAATATCTAATATCATTTTTAACACTCCTCATCAAGTATAAACACATCTTCAATAGCACTACATTTTAAAACTTTTTTTATTTTGTAAGCTAAAGTTAAAGAGGGATTATACCTGCTATTTTCTAAGGCATTGATTGTTTGGCGAGTAACACCAACTTTTGATGCTAAATCTTTTTGTGATATACCTAATTCTTGCC
This DNA window, taken from Methanobrevibacter oralis, encodes the following:
- a CDS encoding helix-turn-helix transcriptional regulator, producing the protein MKTKIRYLRQELGISQKDLASKVGVTRQTINALENSRYNPSLTLAYKIKKVLKCSAIEDVFILDEEC